The genomic interval GTAACGTTAGCTGATACTAGCGGCTACTTTAGCTTCCAAGTCTTGGAACAAAGGTGTACTTAAATATCTTTCTCCAAAACTGGGCTGAATCATGACTATTAAGCGTCCTTCATTTTCTGGACGTTGGGCAATACGAATGGCTGCACATAAAGCTGCACCAGTGGAAATACCAGATAGTAGCCCTTCTTCTCTGGCTAAACGCCGACCATAGGCGATCGCTTCGTCATCGCTGACGGTAATCACTTCATCAATCAGTTCTACTTTCAGAACTTGAGGTACAAACCCCGCCCCAATTCCTTGAATTTTGTGGGGGCCTGGTCGCCCTCCCGATAATATTGGGCTATTGGTTGGTTCAACAGCGATCGCTTGAAAACTCGGTTTCCGGACTTTGAGAATTTCCGCTACACCAGTAATCGTACCACCAGTACCCACACCTGCCACAATCATATCTACCTGTCCATCTGTATCCTCCCAGATTTCCTCGGCTGTAGTTTCCCGATGCACTTTCGCATTGGCTGGATTGCGGAACTGCTGCAACATATAAGAATGTGGCGTAGTATCAACTATTTCCTGGGCGCGCCGAATTGCCCCACTCATGCCTTCAATTCCCGGTGTGAGTTCTAATTCTGCCCCATAAGCCCGCAACATCGCCCGGCGTTCCCCACTCATAGTTTCTGGCATTGTCAAAATTAACCGATAACCCTTAGCTGCTGCGGCCATAGCTAAAGCAATACCTGTATTTCCCGATGTTGGTTCTACCAATAAGGTTTTTCCCGGAGTAATCAACTTTTCTGCTTCGGCGGCGTTGATCATGCTGACCCCAATGCGGTCTTTGACTGATGCCGATGGGTTCATGCTTTCGAGTTTCACAAGTATTTGAGCCACACACCCTTCAGCTTGGGGGATGCGGTTCAACTGTACTAGAGGTGTCCGACCAACAAGTTCTGTAATGTTACGCGCAATCTTCATAATTATTCCTTATTTATTTAGTTATCAGTCAACAGTCCAAAATACTTGGGACTAAATGTAGTACATAATATCCAATTGGCGGCGAGAATCTCTTTTTTCACAAAGATCATGAAGTGTGTAGTTTTGTAAAACTAAGTTTGCCGCCTGACAAGCTTCTTGCCAGATTTCTTTGATCACAGAAGTATCTATACTTTTGGGATTGGCATCTTCTTCACAGGTTCGCACATCTAGCCCTTCCAAACATTCTAAAACATCGAAGACTGTAATTTTCCAGGGTTCGCGCGTCAAAAAATAGCCCCCTTTGGAACCACGTTGACTTTTGACTATACCTCCGCGCCTCAAGGTCGCCAGTAACTGTTCCAGATAGCGGTCGGGTATGCTTTGTTGGGCAGCGATTTGGCGAATTTGCATCGGTTCGCCGCTTTGATAATGAGTGGCCATCTCGATTAAGGCAAGAATGGCGTATTCAGATTTACAGGATAGTTCCACAAGCAGCAATATAAGTAAAGGATCAAGAAAAAGTTAAACAGACTTATCACTCTTAACTTTTTCTAGTATACTCCGGTTCTCCACTGGGGTTTGTTCTTTACTTTGATTTACAACAAAAAGCCCCGCGTAGTCGCGGGGCGTAATGAAGTTTAAGTTGAAAATTTTGAGCAGATTTGCAAAACTCTAGAAGGTGAAGGTTGTTCTGAGAGTACCGATAAATGCATCGTCGTTGTCGCTGTTCTGGCCGGGATTGCTTACCCAGACTACCCCAGGAGTAACTGAGACGTTATCAGAAACGCGATACTTGTAGAAGCCTTCAACTTGGTATGGAACTTTGTTAAAGCCAGATTGGATACCGCGTGCATAGGGAACAGCACCACCAAAGATACCTAAGACATTACCTCTCTTACCAAAGTCAGGTAAAGCTACGCCAACACCGTAACTCCAAACTTCGCTATTGTCGTTAGCACCAAAGCCATTGACATCGGTGTAGGAGACAAAACCGCTCAGGGACAATCTGTCACTGGGTCGGAAGGCTGCGGAAACACCGTAGGAATTAGTGGCGAATGGGTTGGGGCTAGTATTGACTCTATCGATACCGCCAAGGTTAGCGATGGAAGTACCTACGACAGCAGAGCTATTTGTGCCTGAGTCAAAGATAGTGCTACCTGCACCATGATAACCGTGAACATAGGTTGCAGCTAGAGCCAAGCGATCGCCAAGGCTAAAGTTCAACTGTCCGAGAGCGCCGTAGTTGCCGTTGAATACACCAGCGCCATCGTCTGGATTACTAGCTTCTGACCCCAAGTAACCTACAGTTAATGAGCTAGGTCTGAGGATACCGCCACCTTGACCAAAGGGTAAGGTAAAGGCAAGACCTGCACCACCACCGACGCGATAGATGGGATTTTCCGAAGCAAAGGTAGTTAAAGCACCGTTACCCCCATCAGTTCCGTCAGCAAAGTAGGGGTTGTTAACTGCTGCATAATGGCTGTGTTTACCACCGTTAGCCGCGAGGTAAACTTGGGCTGGTCCTATAGGTGCTTGGTAGGTTAATCTGTCGATCTCAACGTTGTTGCCACCAGTATTATTGATGTTAAAGGTTTGTAGACCTTCACCACTTGGCGCACCTACACCAAAAGGTGTAGCAGTACCCAGATCCAAGGGAGTTGCATTACCAGAGACCAAACGGGTGGTCAAAACATCACGACCTGTGAAGCTGCTTTGCAAGCCTAAACGCACTCTGTTTTGGAAAACAGTGTTATTGTTGTCACCAGCTGTATCACCAAAGGCATCGGTAAGAGCAAAAATTGCTTCACCAGCCAGCTTGGTAGTAGTGGAGAACTGATTTGCCTCTAATTCAGCAGTCCGCGCTTCTAGGGAATCTACACGACCCCGTAGAGTTGCCAATTCTGCGGAAAATTCTTCTTGTAGACGCTGTAAGGTAGCTAAATCTTGTCTGGTCACCATGTCAGCTGTGGCTGTGGCGATCAATTCGTTAACTCTATCCAAACAGGCGTTTAAACCAGCAGCAAATTCGTAACGGGTTAAAGCCCGGTTACCGCGATAAGTCGCATTTGGGTAACCAGCAATACAACCGTAGCGCTCAACTAAGGACTGCAACGCTTGGAATGCCCAGTCTGTCGGTTGTACGTCAGAAAACTGGGAAACCGATGTGACTTGAGACAGAGTAGTATTTTGTTTGCCTTCGGTGCTGTAGCTATTAACTTGGTTAATAACATTAGTATCGTTGGTTGCTTGAGCAAAGATTTCTGGCTGTTGAGCAACTTCAGTAGCGGCTTGTTGTTCAGTTGCCGAAACTTCAATGGTGGTACTAGGAGCTGCAACTGCTGCGGCCGAAACTAACAATGTTGCTCCCAAGACTGCTGGGCTAACTACCAGGGATTTCCACAAGATATTAGACATCTTCACTTTTTCCTCACACCTTGTATAGATAATTGTTGTTGTTGCACTTAGTCTCAAGAA from Nodularia sp. LEGE 06071 carries:
- a CDS encoding iron uptake porin, with translation MSNILWKSLVVSPAVLGATLLVSAAAVAAPSTTIEVSATEQQAATEVAQQPEIFAQATNDTNVINQVNSYSTEGKQNTTLSQVTSVSQFSDVQPTDWAFQALQSLVERYGCIAGYPNATYRGNRALTRYEFAAGLNACLDRVNELIATATADMVTRQDLATLQRLQEEFSAELATLRGRVDSLEARTAELEANQFSTTTKLAGEAIFALTDAFGDTAGDNNNTVFQNRVRLGLQSSFTGRDVLTTRLVSGNATPLDLGTATPFGVGAPSGEGLQTFNINNTGGNNVEIDRLTYQAPIGPAQVYLAANGGKHSHYAAVNNPYFADGTDGGNGALTTFASENPIYRVGGGAGLAFTLPFGQGGGILRPSSLTVGYLGSEASNPDDGAGVFNGNYGALGQLNFSLGDRLALAATYVHGYHGAGSTIFDSGTNSSAVVGTSIANLGGIDRVNTSPNPFATNSYGVSAAFRPSDRLSLSGFVSYTDVNGFGANDNSEVWSYGVGVALPDFGKRGNVLGIFGGAVPYARGIQSGFNKVPYQVEGFYKYRVSDNVSVTPGVVWVSNPGQNSDNDDAFIGTLRTTFTF
- the cysK gene encoding cysteine synthase A, yielding MKIARNITELVGRTPLVQLNRIPQAEGCVAQILVKLESMNPSASVKDRIGVSMINAAEAEKLITPGKTLLVEPTSGNTGIALAMAAAAKGYRLILTMPETMSGERRAMLRAYGAELELTPGIEGMSGAIRRAQEIVDTTPHSYMLQQFRNPANAKVHRETTAEEIWEDTDGQVDMIVAGVGTGGTITGVAEILKVRKPSFQAIAVEPTNSPILSGGRPGPHKIQGIGAGFVPQVLKVELIDEVITVSDDEAIAYGRRLAREEGLLSGISTGAALCAAIRIAQRPENEGRLIVMIQPSFGERYLSTPLFQDLEAKVAASIS
- a CDS encoding Rrf2 family transcriptional regulator, with product MELSCKSEYAILALIEMATHYQSGEPMQIRQIAAQQSIPDRYLEQLLATLRRGGIVKSQRGSKGGYFLTREPWKITVFDVLECLEGLDVRTCEEDANPKSIDTSVIKEIWQEACQAANLVLQNYTLHDLCEKRDSRRQLDIMYYI